A genomic region of Arachis hypogaea cultivar Tifrunner chromosome 5, arahy.Tifrunner.gnm2.J5K5, whole genome shotgun sequence contains the following coding sequences:
- the LOC112802208 gene encoding syntaxin-81: MARARDRTEDFKDAVRHSARSLGYDEAKLASVMASFIIHKPPQRSPFSKAALKTLESIGELEEFLSKHRKDYMDLHRTTEKERDSIEHEVSVFVKTCQEQIDVLKNSINQEEETSKGWLGITTSKANADTIAHKHGVVLILSEKLHSVSAQFDKLRAVRFQEAINRAMPRRKLNRLTKKDSIETPKSDDVELGEPSELHNEPLRVQQQLLDDETRALQVELSNLLDTVQETETKMVEMSALNHLVSTHVLQQAQQIEHLYEQAVEATKNVELGNKELSQAIQRNSSSRTFLILFLFVLTFSVLFLDWYS; encoded by the exons ATGGCAAGGGCAAGAGACAGAACCGAGGATTTCAAAGATGCTGTTCGACACAGTGCTCGATCTTTGGGGTATGATGAG GCTAAGTTGGCGTCAGTTATGGCATCTTTCATTATTCATAAACCTCCACAAAGGTCGCCGTTTTCAAAAGCTGCACTGAAGACG ctcgaGAGTATTGGAGAACTAGAAGAATTTTTGTCAAAGCATAGAAAGGACTATATGGATTTGCACCGCACAACTGAAAAGGAGCGAGATAGTATTGAACATGAA GTTAGTGTTTTTGTTAAAACTTGTCAGGAACAAATTGACGTTCTCAAAAATAGTATAAATCAAGAAGAGGAAACATCAAAAGGATGGCTTGGCATCACAACGTCAAAGGCTAATGCTGACACCATTGCCCACAAACATGGGGTG GTTCTAATCTTAAGTGAGAAACTCCATTCAGTTTCAGCTCAGTTTGATAAGCTTAGAGCTGTTCGTTTCCAAGAGGCCATTAATCGAGCAATGCCACGAAGAAAACTTAATCGCCTAACCAAGAAAGATTCTATAGAAACCCCTAAATCAGATGACGTGGAGCTCGGAGAACCCAGTGAATTACACAATGAGCCTCTAAGAGTCCAACAACAGCTATTGGATGATGAAACACGCGCACTTCAG GTGGAATTGTCCAATCTTCTAGATACAGTTCAAGAAACTGAAACTAAGATGGTGGAAATGTCTGCATTAAATCACCTCGTATCTACACACGTTTTGCAACAAGCTCAGCAAATTGAGCATCTGTATGAGCAG GCTGTTGAAGCTACTAAGAATGTTGAACTTGGCAACAAAGAACTTTCCCAAGCCATTCAGCGGAATAGCAGCAGCAGAACATTTCTTATACTTTTTCTATTTGTGCTTACATTTTCAGTTCTCTTTCTTGATTGGTACAGTTAA